In Schizosaccharomyces osmophilus chromosome 1, complete sequence, the genomic window ATCTGCTTAGCTATGATGATTTACGAAGGAGGCCAGTGCTAAGCTTACCTCGAATACAGGAAACTCAACAGAGAAGACCCCCGCAGACGGCTGGACCACTGTGgaatgaagaggaagatAACCGAATTAACTGGGATTCAGAATTTCATACTACATACCCGTTTAATAATCCTACTTAAATTGCGAGAGGGATGGTCGAGCGATTGGTACGGTGGTGCGtgtatgaaaaaaatgaaacgtATTTAGAATATGGGAAATGATAATgggattttcatttaagaTATTAAAAGTGCAAAACAATTATTCTGCGTCTTTGTAACATAAGAACAACTATACAAACGTAGGGATGGATAAGCATGAACTcagattttattttctacaAAAACACCACATTTAAGCAGAGTTCTTCTTAGGGCGCTGAGAAGCAAGGATAGCAGAAGAACGAGCAATAGAAACGTTCACAAGGTCAGGACGGTAACCAGTCTTGCCAACACGGTTAGCAACGCTCTTGTAGGTCTTACGAGAAGACTTGTTAGCAATAACATCAGTGCGGTAAAGCTTGGCGGGCTTTTGAGCGTTCTTGGGGTTGGTCTTGGAGACCATAACAACACCACGGGGGCTGTTAGCGTTGATACCAACGG contains:
- the rpl44 gene encoding 60S ribosomal protein L28/L44; amino-acid sequence: MSVSNDLIWQVIRENNRFLVKRSEFGGIQLNREPFNVTGKNSQRYSGLSSDRAVGINANSPRGVVMVSKTNPKNAQKPAKLYRTDVIANKSSRKTYKSVANRVGKTGYRPDLVNVSIARSSAILASQRPKKNSA